A stretch of the Papaver somniferum cultivar HN1 chromosome 6, ASM357369v1, whole genome shotgun sequence genome encodes the following:
- the LOC113289600 gene encoding uncharacterized protein LOC113289600: MQYKQVLILQNRLETGEVFMTSLLPSKEGFPTRCFGWKELAARVMETMELFVKAITGRTIEQDELARVRDGQDANIISYISTIDRRIAPRAGIADYKFSYTSGCFSSNITSNVNQQAIKEWVIATSISIGGGIYSYYHGTFSIIVGEGRWYELFIQMCIEVVGNKSWSILSFTSVFTTGYLSHWALCMFSGVAYNKDKFEKIPIPVVTQHMGIFRAHDTFSPYKKIVTGKIIELGNSLIAGSIDQSLLYVRSKCIDQKLEEILEK; this comes from the exons ATGCAGTACAAACAAGTCCTTATTTTGCAGAACAGATTGGAGACCGGTGAGGTGTTTATGACATCTTTGTTGCCATCTAAAGAAGGTTTTCCCACACGGTGTTTTGGCTGGAAAGAATTGGCTGCAAGGGTGATGGAAACGATGGAACTGTTCGTGAAGGCAATTACTGGTAGAACTATTGAGCAAGATGAATTAGCAAGGGTCCGAGATGGACAAGATGCAAATATTATATCTTATATCTCTACAATTGATAGAAGAATTGCTCCGAGAGCTGGAATTGCAGATTATAAGTTTTCGTATACTTCGGGATGCTTCAGTTCCAATATAACATCCAATGTTAATCAACAAGCTATAAAAGAGTGGGTTATTGCGACATCGATCTCAATTGGTGGTGGAATTTATTCCTATTACCATGGTACTTTTTCGATTATTGTAGGTGAAGGAAGGTGGTACGAATTGTTCATTCAAATGTGCATAGAAGTGGTTGGTAACAAGAGCTGGAGTATTTTAAGTTTTACAAGTGTATTCACGACAGGTTATCTTTCCCATTGGGCTTTGTGTATGTTTAGTGGTGTTGCATACAACAAGGATAAGTTTGAGAAGATTCCTATACCAGTGGTTACGCAACATATGGGCATATTTAGAGCACATGATACCTTCTCACCGTATAAAAAGATAGTGACAGGAAAAATAATCGAGCTAGGTAACTCACTGATTGCTGGCAGTATTGATCAGTCATTATTGTATGTGAGAAGTAAGTGTATTGACCAGAAGTTAGAG gaaattttagagaaataa